A portion of the Patagioenas fasciata isolate bPatFas1 chromosome W, bPatFas1.hap1, whole genome shotgun sequence genome contains these proteins:
- the LOC136114683 gene encoding mitogen-activated protein kinase 4-like, which produces MAEKCDCIASMYGYDLGCRFVNFRPLGFGANGLVLSALDSKSCRKVAVKKITIGDARSMKHAFREIKIIRRLDHDNIVKVYEVLGPKGTNLRGDFFKFNMVYIVQEYMETDLARLLEQGKLAEEHAKLFMYQLLRGLKYIHSANVLHRDLKPANIFISTEDLVLKIGDFGLARIVDQHYSHKGYLSEGLVTKWYRSPRLLLSPNNYTKAIDMWAAGCILAEMLTGRMLFAGGHELEQMQLILETIPVIHEEDKEELLKVMPMFINSTWEVRKPLRKLLPEVDSEAIDFLEKILTFNPMDRLTAEMGLQHPYMSPYSCPEDEPVSQHPFRIEDEIDDILLMEANQSQMSNWDRYHVSFSSDLDWRHDKYHEMDEVQRDPRAGSESIAEEAQVDPRKYSQSSSERFLELSHSSMDRVFDADCGKSCDYKVGSPSYLDKLLWRDNKPHHYSEPKLILDLSHWKRATIAPAAELSLEEEPSNLFLEIAQWVKSTQVGLECSNPLPELQERNAPSPPHRLRKEPAEATSETDPEFDLDVFISRALKLCTKPEDLPDNKLNDINGACISEHPGEIVQTEVYQKERW; this is translated from the exons ATGGCAGAGAAGTGCGACTGCATCGCCAGCATGTACGGGTACGACCTGGGCTGTCGTTTCGTTAATTTTCGCCCCTTAGGTTTCGGGGCCAACGGGTTGGTGCTGTCGGCCCTCGACAGCAAGAGCTGCCGCAAAGTGGCCGTGAAGAAAATCACCATCGGCGACGCGCGCAGCATGAAACACGCTTTCCGGGAGATCAAAATCATCCGCCGTCTGGACCACGATAACATCGTGAAGGTCTACGAGGTGTTGGGGCCCAAAGGGACGAACCTCCGCGGGGATTTTTTTAAGTTTAACATGGTTTACATCGTCCAGGAATACATGGAGACGGACTTGGCGCggttgctggagcaggggaagctcGCCGAGGAACACGCCAAGCTCTTCATGTACCAACTGCTGCGGGGGCTCAAATACATCCATTCGGCCAACGTCCTCCACCGCGACCTCAAACCCGCCAACATTTTCATCAGCACCGAGGATTTGGTGCTGAAAATCGGCGACTTCGGGCTGGCCAGGATCGTGGATCAGCATTACTCGCACAAG GGTTACCTTTCCGAAGGTTTAGTAACGAAATGGTATCGCTCCCCTCGCCTCCTCCTCTCGCCGAACAACTACACCAAAGCCATCGATATGTGGGCGGCCGGTTGCATCCTGGCCGAGATGCTGACGGGAAGGATGCTCTTCGCTG GGGGTCACGAGTTGGAACAGATGCAGCTTATTCTGGAGACCATCCCCGTGATCCACGAGGAAGACAAAGAGGAGCTGCTCAAAGTGATGCCCATGTTCATCAACAGCACGTGGGAAGTGAGGAAACCGCTGCGCAAGCTGCTCCCCGAGGTGGACAGTGAAG CTAtcgattttctggagaaaatacTGACATTTAACCCCATGGATCGATTAACGGCGGAGATGGGGCTGCAACATCCTTACATGAGCCCGTATTCCTGCCCCGAGGACGAACCGGTGTCTCAGCATCCCTTCCGGATCGAGGACGAGATCGATGATATTTTACTGATGGAAGCCAACCAGAGCCAGATGTCCAACTGGGACAG GTATCACGTGAGCTTCTCCTCCGATTTGGACTGGAGACACGATAAATACCACGAGATGGATGAAGTTCAGCGAGACCCCCGGGCGGGATCCGAATCCATCGCTGAAGAAGCTCAAGTCGATcccaggaaatattcccaaagcaGCTCGGAGAGATTCTTGGAGTTATCCCACTCGTCCATGGACCGAGTATTCGATGCTGATTGTGGGAAATCGTGCGATTACAAAGTGGGGTCACCTTCCTACTTGGACAAATTGCTGTGGAGAGACAATAAACCCCATCATTACTCAGAACCCAAGCTGATTTTAGATTTATCCCACTGGAAAAGAGCGACCATAGCGCCCGCGGCCGAGCTATCGCTGGAAGAAGAACCATCCAACCTCTTCCTGGAGATCGCTCAGTGGGTGAAGAGCACGCAGGTGGGTCTCGAGTGTTCCAATCCTCTTCCGGAGCTTCAGGAACGGAACGCTCCATCTCCTCCTCACCGGCTCCGCAAAGAACCCGCGGAAGCCACCAGCGAAACGGACCCCGAATTCGACTTGGACGTCTTCATCTCCAGGGCGCTGAAACTTTGCACGAAACCCGAAGATCTTCCAGACAACAAGCTCAACGATATCAACGGGGCTTGCATATCGGAGCACCCCGGGGAGATCGTACAAACAGAGGTGTACCAGAAAGAGCGATGGTGA